One window of the Sphaerochaeta associata genome contains the following:
- a CDS encoding efflux RND transporter permease subunit yields MEHQRSRDALIVIACLLLSSLSLLGIGRLKIDSSTDAFIPTKAPVVETNNRIEEQFGSLDALVVSLYDEKGILSGENLALIASLTDEIGKLEGVKQASSITNLKHLEPAPDGVEVVSLYEGNVEALETHIASWPGFYEGTFLSEDRTSASILIQTQLDYNQAALLGSLRAILAPLSGLESSILGLPVVTEQIRISLLADLAFLVPIVAALIMLVLYLFLRSFKATLLCLVPLVFSSSLALGIMSITGITFTMATMLVPVLLLIVGSAYTIHIFSHFFEEYESLGVENALKKVVKKNTSPILSAAATTAFGFLAQLSSPLLPFRTFGLLSFIGVVVCAASSLILLPALIRLVYKEPIHKQVRKRAARGLWVAMGNTLSNHYGKVILFASLLLLVIILPLSYSKLEEGTNILAFFKKGSDLVQDTRSYNQRMQGSFSLSVMVKPSEEVLLPSTLTIVEKAISTLEGENHVGGVQSILPFVKRMNELLGPGDGESTVQSDEPELVFDFFTDLSDEQAGGQAYEPLREQAGGMGSYEIPLDPSRYGLETEDQLAALIAQYLLLYSSSLDTFINDPLEPDAMLITILLKDSDTRTLRNLTSLIPTLFPEDWSVEIGGGEAVSLALTDLVTKSQVISLFSSLLAVWLLVLLTFKSAKLATLSLIPCLFALTSVFGVMVIFHIKLDIITSLLAALCIGVGVDYAIHLISAFQRNDQSVTEVMQTTGKAIMANAASVALGFSGLLFSRFVPIANMGLLFSIAMISAALSALLILGAIKLHYSSLITRRPS; encoded by the coding sequence ATGGAACACCAACGAAGTCGCGACGCATTGATCGTCATAGCCTGCCTGCTTCTCTCTTCTCTCAGTCTGCTTGGAATCGGAAGATTAAAAATCGATTCCTCGACCGATGCCTTCATTCCCACCAAGGCTCCAGTCGTGGAGACGAACAACCGGATCGAAGAGCAGTTCGGCTCCCTCGATGCCCTCGTTGTAAGCCTGTATGACGAAAAGGGCATTCTCAGTGGAGAAAACCTTGCACTCATAGCCTCTCTCACCGATGAGATAGGAAAACTGGAGGGGGTCAAGCAGGCCAGCTCGATCACCAACTTGAAGCATCTGGAGCCTGCACCCGATGGGGTGGAAGTGGTTTCACTGTATGAAGGGAACGTAGAAGCGCTTGAGACCCATATTGCAAGCTGGCCGGGTTTCTACGAGGGAACCTTTCTCAGTGAGGACCGGACAAGCGCCTCGATCCTCATCCAGACACAGCTCGATTACAACCAGGCAGCGCTGCTCGGCTCGCTGCGCGCCATCCTCGCCCCCCTCTCTGGTTTGGAGTCTTCCATCCTGGGGCTTCCTGTGGTTACCGAGCAGATTCGAATAAGCCTGCTCGCCGATCTCGCTTTTTTGGTCCCGATTGTTGCGGCCTTGATCATGCTTGTTCTTTATCTCTTCCTTAGAAGTTTCAAGGCAACCCTTCTGTGCCTTGTTCCTCTGGTTTTCAGCAGCTCGCTGGCTTTGGGAATCATGAGTATCACCGGCATCACCTTCACCATGGCCACCATGCTGGTACCCGTATTGCTGCTTATCGTCGGCAGCGCCTACACCATCCATATTTTCAGCCACTTCTTTGAGGAGTATGAGAGCCTGGGAGTAGAAAACGCCTTGAAGAAAGTGGTCAAGAAAAACACCTCTCCCATTCTTAGCGCAGCTGCTACGACCGCCTTCGGCTTTCTCGCCCAGCTCTCCAGCCCGTTGTTGCCGTTTCGCACCTTCGGTTTGCTCAGTTTCATAGGAGTGGTGGTCTGCGCCGCAAGTTCTCTGATCCTGCTGCCGGCCCTGATACGTCTGGTCTACAAGGAACCTATTCACAAGCAAGTACGAAAGAGAGCAGCAAGGGGCCTGTGGGTTGCGATGGGGAACACCCTCTCCAACCACTACGGGAAAGTCATACTGTTTGCCTCCCTGCTGCTTTTGGTAATCATCCTGCCGCTCTCCTACAGCAAGCTTGAAGAGGGAACGAACATCCTTGCCTTCTTCAAGAAAGGCTCGGACCTGGTCCAGGATACCCGATCATACAATCAGCGCATGCAGGGGAGCTTCTCACTCTCGGTCATGGTCAAACCCTCCGAAGAGGTGCTGCTGCCAAGCACCCTCACCATCGTTGAGAAGGCAATTTCAACCTTGGAAGGAGAAAACCATGTAGGAGGGGTGCAGTCCATCCTGCCGTTTGTGAAGCGGATGAATGAGCTGCTCGGCCCGGGAGATGGAGAGAGTACCGTACAATCCGACGAACCGGAGCTCGTTTTTGATTTTTTCACAGACCTGTCCGATGAACAGGCCGGCGGGCAAGCGTACGAGCCGTTACGTGAACAAGCGGGGGGAATGGGAAGCTATGAGATTCCTCTCGACCCCTCCCGTTATGGGCTTGAGACAGAAGACCAGTTGGCCGCCCTCATCGCCCAATACCTGTTGCTGTACAGTTCATCGCTGGACACCTTCATCAACGACCCGCTTGAGCCCGATGCCATGCTCATAACCATTCTTCTCAAGGATTCCGATACACGGACGCTGCGAAACCTCACCTCCCTGATCCCCACCCTCTTTCCTGAAGATTGGTCGGTGGAGATCGGCGGCGGGGAAGCGGTAAGCCTTGCACTCACCGATTTGGTGACCAAAAGCCAGGTCATCTCCCTCTTCAGTTCACTTCTTGCAGTGTGGCTCTTGGTTCTCTTGACCTTCAAGTCGGCAAAGCTAGCCACGCTCAGCCTCATTCCCTGCCTCTTCGCCCTTACCTCGGTATTCGGTGTCATGGTCATTTTCCATATCAAGTTGGACATTATTACCAGCCTGCTTGCAGCACTGTGCATCGGAGTCGGAGTGGATTATGCCATTCACTTGATTTCGGCATTCCAACGCAACGATCAGAGCGTAACCGAAGTCATGCAGACAACGGGCAAGGCGATCATGGCGAATGCAGCCTCGGTTGCCTTGGGGTTCTCGGGCCTGCTCTTCAGTCGCTTCGTTCCCATTGCCAACATGGGTCTGCTCTTCTCCATCGCCATGATCAGTGCCGCACTTTCCGCCCTGCTGATTCTTGGAGCGATAAAACTACATTACAGCTCTCTTATTACCAGGAGGCCTTCATGA
- the pyk gene encoding pyruvate kinase encodes MNYTKIVATLGPASESYEMIKTILEAGCRVIRLNFSHGSHEEQQKRHDNVRKASEELGFPVTILMDLQGPKIRLGSLEDPSYTLKKDEKLIITTEVCVGNRRRISIDYPNLHEEILIGQRILINDGLVSLVVESIEGRDIHCRMLEEGTLLPRKGVNLPQVPLKHLSSFTKKDEADLAFAFANNLDYVALSFVRSGDDVRALKAHMKAVYGRTIPIISKIEKPEAVENLADIIGESSVIMIARGDLGVEVPAEEVPLIQKSIIRSCIDAGIPVITATQMLESMMHNPRPTRAETNDVANAVLDGTSAVMLSGETAAGEYPLQAVTTMARIASLAERSSAFRRQVFNQISTLDPHRKQSKTEAVGLATRELALSIGASYIACFTQSGSTARLIAKFRPSVPIIAFSPLKEVVQYLALSWGVTPILIEPQDSVDHLLAYAPWYLKEHKLVERGQSVVITAGVPVGSSGKTNMIKVVEIE; translated from the coding sequence ATGAACTATACCAAGATTGTCGCAACACTCGGTCCGGCCAGTGAGAGCTATGAGATGATCAAGACCATCCTTGAGGCAGGTTGCAGGGTCATAAGGCTGAATTTCAGCCACGGCTCGCACGAGGAGCAACAGAAGCGTCACGACAACGTACGCAAAGCAAGCGAGGAGCTGGGTTTTCCCGTCACAATCCTCATGGACCTGCAGGGGCCGAAAATTCGACTGGGCAGCCTGGAGGATCCCTCCTATACCCTGAAGAAGGACGAGAAGCTGATCATCACCACCGAAGTCTGTGTGGGAAACCGCCGGCGTATCAGCATCGACTATCCGAACCTGCACGAAGAGATACTCATCGGTCAGCGAATTCTCATCAACGATGGTCTGGTAAGCCTGGTTGTGGAGAGTATCGAGGGCCGGGACATCCATTGCAGGATGCTGGAGGAAGGAACCTTGCTGCCCCGAAAAGGAGTGAACCTACCTCAAGTCCCGCTGAAGCATCTCAGTTCCTTCACCAAGAAGGATGAAGCGGACCTTGCCTTCGCCTTTGCCAACAACCTCGATTATGTAGCCCTTTCCTTTGTCCGCAGCGGCGATGATGTGAGAGCCTTGAAGGCTCATATGAAAGCTGTGTACGGCAGGACCATTCCCATCATCAGCAAAATCGAGAAACCCGAAGCTGTGGAGAACCTTGCCGATATCATCGGTGAGTCCAGTGTCATCATGATCGCCCGTGGGGATCTGGGGGTGGAGGTTCCAGCCGAAGAGGTTCCCCTGATTCAGAAATCCATCATCCGCAGCTGCATCGATGCCGGTATTCCGGTGATTACCGCCACGCAGATGCTTGAGTCGATGATGCACAACCCCCGGCCCACCCGAGCCGAGACAAATGACGTTGCCAATGCCGTGCTCGACGGCACCAGTGCGGTCATGCTCAGCGGGGAGACTGCGGCAGGGGAGTATCCGCTTCAGGCGGTGACCACCATGGCTCGTATTGCAAGTCTGGCCGAGCGCAGCAGTGCCTTCCGCAGGCAGGTATTCAATCAGATCAGCACCCTCGATCCGCACCGCAAGCAATCCAAGACCGAGGCGGTGGGTCTCGCTACACGTGAACTCGCCCTCTCTATAGGAGCCTCCTACATCGCCTGTTTCACCCAATCCGGATCAACGGCCCGCCTGATCGCCAAATTCCGTCCCTCGGTGCCCATCATCGCCTTCTCCCCCCTGAAGGAGGTCGTGCAATACCTTGCCCTCTCCTGGGGTGTCACCCCCATACTCATCGAGCCTCAGGATTCAGTGGACCATCTGTTGGCCTATGCACCCTGGTACCTGAAAGAGCACAAGTTGGTGGAGAGAGGACAGTCTGTGGTGATCACCGCCGGGGTGCCGGTGGGCAGCTCGGGCAAGACCAACATGATCAAGGTGGTGGAGATCGAGTAG
- a CDS encoding outer membrane lipoprotein-sorting protein codes for MKRMFTSLILVLFTCSLVLAAVPAGYVMAKVMEIQSSDTSALDLRLTLIEPNGQMRERRIQTLSQTKEGLTSSLTVFLSPENVRNTRFLSIEQQGGRTEQWIYLPALKRSRRIGSSEEGGSFMGSDFSYSDMASTTYDEKEADHLLLDEDATSWRIQSTPFAQKTYGKTITVVEKATYLPLRVEFYDLDGKTLVKTLVTEETDTVEGKPITKILTMKTEASGHATRLEMLQTRFDIPLSSGYFTLKFLETGRL; via the coding sequence ATGAAACGAATGTTCACCAGCCTTATCCTTGTCCTGTTCACCTGCAGCCTTGTCTTGGCGGCCGTACCGGCCGGCTACGTGATGGCCAAGGTAATGGAGATCCAGAGTTCCGATACATCCGCACTCGATCTCAGACTCACCCTTATCGAACCCAACGGTCAGATGCGTGAACGAAGGATTCAAACCCTCAGCCAAACCAAGGAGGGATTGACATCTTCGCTGACAGTCTTTCTCTCCCCTGAAAATGTGCGAAACACACGGTTTCTCTCCATCGAGCAGCAAGGGGGGAGGACCGAACAGTGGATCTATCTGCCTGCCTTGAAGCGAAGCCGGCGCATAGGCTCATCAGAGGAGGGAGGCTCGTTCATGGGCAGTGACTTCTCATATTCGGACATGGCCTCGACCACCTATGACGAAAAGGAGGCAGACCATCTGCTGCTGGATGAGGATGCAACAAGCTGGCGCATCCAATCCACTCCCTTTGCGCAAAAGACCTATGGGAAAACCATTACGGTAGTCGAAAAAGCGACGTACCTTCCTTTGCGGGTCGAATTCTACGACCTCGATGGAAAAACCCTGGTAAAAACCTTGGTCACCGAAGAGACCGATACCGTCGAGGGAAAACCCATCACTAAAATCCTGACGATGAAAACAGAGGCCAGCGGCCATGCCACACGCCTTGAGATGCTGCAGACCCGCTTCGACATCCCCCTCAGCAGTGGATATTTCACCTTGAAATTCTTGGAAACCGGGAGGCTCTAA